ATCTGGATCTCACCTACAGCTACATTTCTTCGGGTGAGAGCCGAACCGTGACCGTCTCCCGCGATGTGGAAGTTCGCGTGCGTGACGACGCCCGGTTCGAAGTGGTCGACATCGACAGTGACGCACAGATCGGTGACAGCGGCACCGTTGAGGCGACAATCGAGAACGTCGGTGCGGAGACGGCCCGCAGTGCTGACGTGACTTTCGGGACGCAAAGTACCAGCGTCACAGTAAGTGATGGGCAATCTGACACCGTGCGGATTGAGGAAATCGACCCCGGTGAAACGGTGACCGTCGCATACGACGTGGGCGTCGCACCCGATCTCCCCGTCCAGCAATACACCCTCGCCGGCTCCGTGCAGTACGAGGACCCCGATGGGATCACCCGCACCGATGACGGACTCTCGCTCGGAATCCTCCCGCTTGCCGAGCAAGAATTCACCTTCGCGAACGTGGAGTCACAACTTCGCGTCGCTGAGGACGGCGAACTCGTCGGTACCGTTCGTAACGATGGTCCTGTTCCGGCCCGTAGCGTTGTTGTTCAATATGCCGGTGATTCCCAGAGCGTGATCCCGGCGGAGCGGTCGACTGCTGTGGGGACACTTGACTCCGGCGAGTCAGCGACTTTCTCTTTGCCCATCGCAATCGGCGGTGAAGCTGAGGCCGGACTCCGATCGCTGGATATGGCTGTTCAATACCGCAACGATGAGGACGAGATGCGAGCGTTTGAAGAACTTGTCGTCGATGTTGAGGTTGCGCCCGAACGTGACCGGTTTGATGTTGCTATCGAAAATCGGTCGATTCAGTCTGGTGGGACCCGTACTGTCGACGTTGCGGTGACAAACAATCTCAATGAAACTGCAAGCGACGTGGAGGCTCGGCTATTTGCCGATGACCCGCTTGACACTGGTGACACCGATACTGGATACGTCCAGTCACTCGATCCCGGCGAGACGACGACGATGACGTTCGAGCTGACAACGACCGGGTCTGCGACCGCAGGAAGTACGTACCCAATCTCGCTCGACTTCCGGTATGATGATGCTGACGGTGACAGCCAGCTCACTGACACCTTCCGTGTCCCTATTGATGTGGTTGAAAGCGAGGATGGTGGGCTACCGTTACCCGTTATCATCGTCGCGCTTCTCGTTGTCGGAACGGGGGCTCTTGTCGTCTACCGGAGGCGGCAGTAACCAATGACACTCGGCGAGCGGATTGAGGCGTGGACGCGGCGGCTAAATGACACCATCGTCGATAGCCCACGCCGAGTCATCATTGCGTTTCTTGTGCTCACACTCGTGTTTACTGGCGGAATCGGACTCGTCAGCACAGACACCGAAGCAACTGACTCATTTACCGAGGGGCTTGAAGAACAGGAAGCGCTTGACGCGGTCAATCAAGAGTTCGAAGACCCATTTCAACCAGACAGCGAATCAACACAGATTATTCATTCGGGCGGTAACGTTCTGACGAAGGAAGCTCTGCTTAGGGATCTCAGAATCCTTGAAGAGGTTGAATCACGCGACGACCTCCGTGTTGCGTCCACAAGCGGCCCAGCGACGGTCATTGCCCAGCAGGTTGACCCGACAGCGACCACAGCAGCAGAACAGCGACGCGCTATTGAGTCAACGAGTGCAACTCGGGTTCGACAAATCGTCCGCAGCCTCTCCGAGAACGCACGATTCACCCGATCACTCGCGACTGATTTCAACCCAACGAGTGCAAGTGCCTCAGCGTCAATTACGGTCGTTACACACGATGTCCCGGCTGGATTCGCTAGTGGCGACCTCCAAGACGTTCAAACAGACATTCGATCTATCGCAGCGGAACAACCCGGTGACATAACTGCCTTTGGCAGTGGCGTCACGAACGCTGAGACCGCCAGTGTCATCGGCGATTCACTGATCATTGTCATGCCTGTTGTCGTGGTGTTGTTGCTGTTATTCTTAATCGTGGCTTACCGCGAT
This genomic window from Halorubrum sp. PV6 contains:
- a CDS encoding COG1361 S-layer family protein, with protein sequence MQTRTLSVVLVSILLVSSGVGVGAVGAELTGSNAAPSVGVGTPAQASNIGGSPDLDVYAPNPNLVPGRTNAITLQIANDGNFRFGNAANSDLVTTARNVRAEVEANGPLSVESGETSIGSVTTSVPSELPVSLNVPEGVEPGTYTLDLDLTYSYISSGESRTVTVSRDVEVRVRDDARFEVVDIDSDAQIGDSGTVEATIENVGAETARSADVTFGTQSTSVTVSDGQSDTVRIEEIDPGETVTVAYDVGVAPDLPVQQYTLAGSVQYEDPDGITRTDDGLSLGILPLAEQEFTFANVESQLRVAEDGELVGTVRNDGPVPARSVVVQYAGDSQSVIPAERSTAVGTLDSGESATFSLPIAIGGEAEAGLRSLDMAVQYRNDEDEMRAFEELVVDVEVAPERDRFDVAIENRSIQSGGTRTVDVAVTNNLNETASDVEARLFADDPLDTGDTDTGYVQSLDPGETTTMTFELTTTGSATAGSTYPISLDFRYDDADGDSQLTDTFRVPIDVVESEDGGLPLPVIIVALLVVGTGALVVYRRRQ